One Euphorbia lathyris chromosome 1, ddEupLath1.1, whole genome shotgun sequence DNA segment encodes these proteins:
- the LOC136222027 gene encoding uncharacterized protein isoform X2, whose amino-acid sequence MAKEHETRAEEAWGTLEELLLACAVNRHGTKSWDSIAMEVQNRSSIFPSLTSQHCIDKFNDLKRRFKPLNDASASLVPIIDELRKIRVEELRREVQRRDVSISSLELKVKKLEEERDGCVKEETDLVREKKSSQDTVPGKTTAGEESGDERENRSFNESNSTDQQKVEATTARLQNDTVDGEPAVQPDPQIKIENEPVRSESDPRSGRDWSCNGKSEDVEDDGNGKIEKDKKEAGLKLSQTTGGLGESNELGESVGESKREEKEKEKQNSDVQSSASLSLKTKKRRHRGGGSRRRVGSSSGDSGGGSGLGIVSSSAEEPEGGDEVSPATKKQVKAAVKSELMTKLIETIRSHRLGSVFEQRLRSQESQRYKNSIRQHIDIQTIQSRLDKGVYSTSIQKFFRDLLLLFNNGVVFFRKNSPENIASSELRALVLKEMTKKLGKKRRPETTTTERETKQKPQPTSFSKPNKSSSTIVVCAGKGSSAKTTASESVSKKGSSGDRKEKEVEEKPKVNVKKIESSSFPRIEEKGIRKKRTKDQRSASSNGRNSNKNTESKHKYGGNELSSHDALEMKVERKGNNTNNSNSSKRQGAASFLKRMKQNSPSRNTVNEDGGGSSSSEEEAAEEEEEEEEERRSKESKGKEDNKSKKGRNNREEITERVTRSSRGRNAKEESGRGKRAVGRPPKKQESPRPAAVTGKRGRDNGGSDIGSGGGGGGGGRARKRSRR is encoded by the exons ATGGCTAAGGAACACGAAACTAGGGCGGAGGAAGCTTGGGGCACGCTAGAGGAACTATTGCTGGCTTGCGCCGTGAACCGCCACGGCACCAAAAGCTGGGACTCAATCGCCATGGAAGTACAGAACCGGTCCTCTATTTTCCCCTCCCTCACTTCTCAACACTGTATTGATAAGTTCAACGATCTTAAACGCCGGTTTAAGCCCCTTAACGACGCATCTGCTAGCCTTGTACCTATAATCGATGAACTCCGTAAGATTCGGGTCGAGGAGCTGCGACGTGAGGTTCAACGACGCGATGTTTCGATCTC GTCTCTTGAATTGAAGgtgaagaaattggaagaggaaAGAGACGGGTGCGTTAAAGAAGAGACAGATCTGGTGAGAGAGAAAAAATCGTCTCAAGATACAGTACCCGGAAAGACAACCGCCGGTGAAGAGTCAGGTGACGAGCGCGAGAATCGATCGTTTAATGAGTCTAATTCGACAGACCAACAAAAAGTTGAAGCAACAACGGCGAGGCTTCAAAACGACACCGTAGATGGTGAACCCGCTGTACAACCCGATCCAcaaattaaaatagaaaacGAACCGGTTCGATCCGAATCCGACCCGAGATCTGGTCGGGATTGGTCCTGCAACGGTAAGTCGGAGGATGTTGAAGACGACGGCAATGGTAAAATAGAAAAGGATAAAAAGGAAGCCGGGTTAAAATTGAGTCAGACGACGGGTGGACTCGGTGAGTCGAACGAGTTAGGAGAGTCAGTTGGAGAGTCTAAGcgggaagagaaagaaaaggagaaaCAGAACAGTGATGTGCAAAGCTCAGCCAGCTTATCTTTAAAGACTAAAAAACGGCGCCATAGAGGAGGAGGCAGTCGTAGAAGAGTAGGTAGTAGCAGCGGAGATAGTGGTGGCGGAAGCGGTTTGGGAATAGTGAGCAGCAGCGCTGAGGAGCCGGAGGGCGGTGACGAGGTTTCTCCCGCCACAAAGAAGCAGGTTAAAGCCGCCGTGAAATCTGAGCTGATGACTAAACTTATTGAGACAATTCGTTCTCATCGGCTTGGCTCCGTGTTCGAGCAGCGGCTTAGAAGCCAG GAATCTCAAAGGTACAAAAACTCAATCCGACAGCACATAGACATCCAAACCATTCAATCTAGGCTTGATAAAGGGGTCTACTCTACTTCCATCCAAAAATTCTTCAGGGATCTCCTGCTTTTATTCAACAACGGCGTCGTTTTCTTCAGAAAGAATTCACCGGAAAACATTGCCTCTTCTGAACTCCGGGCTCTAGTGTTGAAGGAAATGACAAAAAAGCTTGGAAAAAAACGAAGACCTGAAACTACCACAACCGAACGTGAAACCAAACAAAAACCACAACCAACTTCATTTTCAAAGCCCAACAAATCCTCTTCTACCATAGTTGTCTGCGCCGGCAAGGGAAGTTCTGCCAAAACGACAGCGTCGGAGAGTGTCTCTAAGAAGGGTAGTAGCGGCGATAGGAAAGAGAAAGAAGTTGAAGAGAAACCCAAAGTGAACGTGAAAAAGATTGAAAGTAGCTCCTTTCCAAGAATTGAGGAAAAGGGTATaagaaagaaaagaacaaaagatCAGAGATCAGCCTCTAGTAATGGCAGAAACTCTAACAAAAATACAGAATCAAAACATAAATACGGCGGTAATGAGCTTAGTTCACACGACGCGTTGGAGATGAAGgtagaaaggaaaggaaacaaCACCAACAACAGCAACAGCAGCAAAAGACAAGGAGCAGCAAGCTTCTTGAAAAGAATGAAGCAGAACTCGCCGAGCCGTAACACGGTTAACGAAGACGGTggtggttcttcttcttctgaagAGGAGGCGgcggaggaagaggaagaggaagaagaggagaggagGAGTAAAGAGAGCAAAGGGAAAGAGgataataaaagtaaaaaagggAGGAATAATAGAGAGGAGATTACAGAGAGGGTTACAAGAAGCTCAAGGGGAAGAAATGCAAAAGAAGAGAGTGGAAGAGGGAAAAGAGCGGTCGGAAGACCACCGAAGAAGCAAGAGAGTCCCCGTCCGGCCGCTGTGACGGGGAAGAGAGGGAGAGATAATGGTGGTTCTGATATAGGGAGTGGTggcggtggtggtggtggtggaagGGCAAGAAAGAGGTCTAGGAG ATGA
- the LOC136222027 gene encoding uncharacterized protein isoform X1, translating into MAKEHETRAEEAWGTLEELLLACAVNRHGTKSWDSIAMEVQNRSSIFPSLTSQHCIDKFNDLKRRFKPLNDASASLVPIIDELRKIRVEELRREVQRRDVSISSLELKVKKLEEERDGCVKEETDLVREKKSSQDTVPGKTTAGEESGDERENRSFNESNSTDQQKVEATTARLQNDTVDGEPAVQPDPQIKIENEPVRSESDPRSGRDWSCNGKSEDVEDDGNGKIEKDKKEAGLKLSQTTGGLGESNELGESVGESKREEKEKEKQNSDVQSSASLSLKTKKRRHRGGGSRRRVGSSSGDSGGGSGLGIVSSSAEEPEGGDEVSPATKKQVKAAVKSELMTKLIETIRSHRLGSVFEQRLRSQESQRYKNSIRQHIDIQTIQSRLDKGVYSTSIQKFFRDLLLLFNNGVVFFRKNSPENIASSELRALVLKEMTKKLGKKRRPETTTTERETKQKPQPTSFSKPNKSSSTIVVCAGKGSSAKTTASESVSKKGSSGDRKEKEVEEKPKVNVKKIESSSFPRIEEKGIRKKRTKDQRSASSNGRNSNKNTESKHKYGGNELSSHDALEMKVERKGNNTNNSNSSKRQGAASFLKRMKQNSPSRNTVNEDGGGSSSSEEEAAEEEEEEEEERRSKESKGKEDNKSKKGRNNREEITERVTRSSRGRNAKEESGRGKRAVGRPPKKQESPRPAAVTGKRGRDNGGSDIGSGGGGGGGGRARKRSRS; encoded by the exons ATGGCTAAGGAACACGAAACTAGGGCGGAGGAAGCTTGGGGCACGCTAGAGGAACTATTGCTGGCTTGCGCCGTGAACCGCCACGGCACCAAAAGCTGGGACTCAATCGCCATGGAAGTACAGAACCGGTCCTCTATTTTCCCCTCCCTCACTTCTCAACACTGTATTGATAAGTTCAACGATCTTAAACGCCGGTTTAAGCCCCTTAACGACGCATCTGCTAGCCTTGTACCTATAATCGATGAACTCCGTAAGATTCGGGTCGAGGAGCTGCGACGTGAGGTTCAACGACGCGATGTTTCGATCTC GTCTCTTGAATTGAAGgtgaagaaattggaagaggaaAGAGACGGGTGCGTTAAAGAAGAGACAGATCTGGTGAGAGAGAAAAAATCGTCTCAAGATACAGTACCCGGAAAGACAACCGCCGGTGAAGAGTCAGGTGACGAGCGCGAGAATCGATCGTTTAATGAGTCTAATTCGACAGACCAACAAAAAGTTGAAGCAACAACGGCGAGGCTTCAAAACGACACCGTAGATGGTGAACCCGCTGTACAACCCGATCCAcaaattaaaatagaaaacGAACCGGTTCGATCCGAATCCGACCCGAGATCTGGTCGGGATTGGTCCTGCAACGGTAAGTCGGAGGATGTTGAAGACGACGGCAATGGTAAAATAGAAAAGGATAAAAAGGAAGCCGGGTTAAAATTGAGTCAGACGACGGGTGGACTCGGTGAGTCGAACGAGTTAGGAGAGTCAGTTGGAGAGTCTAAGcgggaagagaaagaaaaggagaaaCAGAACAGTGATGTGCAAAGCTCAGCCAGCTTATCTTTAAAGACTAAAAAACGGCGCCATAGAGGAGGAGGCAGTCGTAGAAGAGTAGGTAGTAGCAGCGGAGATAGTGGTGGCGGAAGCGGTTTGGGAATAGTGAGCAGCAGCGCTGAGGAGCCGGAGGGCGGTGACGAGGTTTCTCCCGCCACAAAGAAGCAGGTTAAAGCCGCCGTGAAATCTGAGCTGATGACTAAACTTATTGAGACAATTCGTTCTCATCGGCTTGGCTCCGTGTTCGAGCAGCGGCTTAGAAGCCAG GAATCTCAAAGGTACAAAAACTCAATCCGACAGCACATAGACATCCAAACCATTCAATCTAGGCTTGATAAAGGGGTCTACTCTACTTCCATCCAAAAATTCTTCAGGGATCTCCTGCTTTTATTCAACAACGGCGTCGTTTTCTTCAGAAAGAATTCACCGGAAAACATTGCCTCTTCTGAACTCCGGGCTCTAGTGTTGAAGGAAATGACAAAAAAGCTTGGAAAAAAACGAAGACCTGAAACTACCACAACCGAACGTGAAACCAAACAAAAACCACAACCAACTTCATTTTCAAAGCCCAACAAATCCTCTTCTACCATAGTTGTCTGCGCCGGCAAGGGAAGTTCTGCCAAAACGACAGCGTCGGAGAGTGTCTCTAAGAAGGGTAGTAGCGGCGATAGGAAAGAGAAAGAAGTTGAAGAGAAACCCAAAGTGAACGTGAAAAAGATTGAAAGTAGCTCCTTTCCAAGAATTGAGGAAAAGGGTATaagaaagaaaagaacaaaagatCAGAGATCAGCCTCTAGTAATGGCAGAAACTCTAACAAAAATACAGAATCAAAACATAAATACGGCGGTAATGAGCTTAGTTCACACGACGCGTTGGAGATGAAGgtagaaaggaaaggaaacaaCACCAACAACAGCAACAGCAGCAAAAGACAAGGAGCAGCAAGCTTCTTGAAAAGAATGAAGCAGAACTCGCCGAGCCGTAACACGGTTAACGAAGACGGTggtggttcttcttcttctgaagAGGAGGCGgcggaggaagaggaagaggaagaagaggagaggagGAGTAAAGAGAGCAAAGGGAAAGAGgataataaaagtaaaaaagggAGGAATAATAGAGAGGAGATTACAGAGAGGGTTACAAGAAGCTCAAGGGGAAGAAATGCAAAAGAAGAGAGTGGAAGAGGGAAAAGAGCGGTCGGAAGACCACCGAAGAAGCAAGAGAGTCCCCGTCCGGCCGCTGTGACGGGGAAGAGAGGGAGAGATAATGGTGGTTCTGATATAGGGAGTGGTggcggtggtggtggtggtggaagGGCAAGAAAGAGGTCTAGGAG CTAG